One Molothrus ater isolate BHLD 08-10-18 breed brown headed cowbird chromosome 13, BPBGC_Mater_1.1, whole genome shotgun sequence DNA window includes the following coding sequences:
- the PDIA3 gene encoding protein disulfide-isomerase A3: MSAPRPWPRPPQPALPAALLLFLLLALCARASDVVELSDADFESGLAERPGLVLVEFFAPWCGHCKRLAPEYESAATRLKGIVPLVKVDCTANSNTCNKYGVSGYPTLKIFRDGEEAGTYDGPRTADGIVSHLKKQAGPASVALSSVAEFEKFIGDKDASVVGFFGDASGDAYSEFMKAANSLRDNYRFAHTTEEQLLHKYKEDGEGIVLFRPPRLTNKFEESSVKYPEDKITSGKIKKFIQENIFGICPHMTEDNKDLIQGKDLLVAYYDVDYEKNAKGSNYWRNRVMMIAKKFLDAGHKLSYAVASRKTFGHELSEFGLDSSVGEAPVVAIRTAKGDKYVMQEEFSRDGKALERFLQDYFDGNLKKYLKSEPVPESNDGPVKVVVAENFDEIVNAQDKDVLIEFYAPWCGHCKNLEPKYKELGEKLSKDPNIIIAKMDATANDVPSPYEVRGFPTIYFAPAGKKQSPKKYEGGREVSDFISYLKREATNTPMLQEEEKSKKSKKKVKEDL; the protein is encoded by the exons ATGTCCGCGCCCCGGCCCTGGCCCCGGCCCCCGCAGCCGGCCTTGCCTGCCGcgctgctgctgttcctgctgctcgCCCTCTGCGCTCGCGCTTCCGACGTAGTGGAGCTGAGCGATGCCGATTTCGAGAGTGGCCTGGCCGAGCGCCCCGGGCTGGTGCTCGTGGAGTTCTTCGCGCCCTG GTGCGGACACTGCAAGCGGTTGGCGCCGGAGTACGAGTCGGCCGCGACCCGGCTGAAGGGGATCGTGCCTCTCGTGAAG gTTGACTGTACAGCAAACTCCAACACCTGTAACAAATATGGAGTCAGTGGATATCCCACATTAAAGATTTTTCGAGATGGAGAAGAGGCAGGGACCTATGATGGGCCCAGAACAGCAG ATGGGATTGTCAGTCATCTGAAGAAACAGGCGGGACCTGCTTCAGTGGCTCTCAGTTCTGTGGCTGAGTTTGAGAAGTTCATTGGTGATAAAGATGCTTCTGTCGTGG GCTTCTTTGGTGATGCATCTGGGGATGCTTATTCGGAGTTCATGAAAGCAGCCAACAGCCTCAGGGATAACTACCGCTTTGCACACACCAccgaggagcagctgctgcacaagTACAAGGAAGACGGAGA AGGTATAGTCCTATTCCGTCCTCCACGCCTGACCAACAAGTTTGAGGAGAGCTCTGTCAAGTATCCAGAAGACAAAATCACCAGTGGAAAGATCAAGAAATTCATCCAGGAGAACAT CTTTGGCATCTGCCCTCACATGACTGAAGACAACAAAGACTTGATCCAGGGCAAGGACTTGCTGGTGGCATACTACGATGTTGACTATGAGAAGAATGCCAAGGGATCCAACTACTGGCGCAACAG agtTATGATGATTGCAAAGAAGTTCTTGGATGCTGGCCACAAACTGTCTTATGCTGTTGCTAGTCGAAAGACGTTTGGCCACGAGCTCTCTGAGTTTGGTCTGGACAGCAGTGTGGGTGAGGCCCCCGTCGTTGCCATCAGAACTGCCAAAGGAGATAAATATGTCATGCAAGAAGAGTTCTC CCGTGACGGAAAGGCTCTGGAGAGATTCCTGCAAGATTACTTTGAtggaaatttgaaaaaatacctgaaatCAGAGCCTGTCCCTGAGAGCAACGATGGCCCTGTAAAG GTGGTGGTGGCTGAGAACTTTGATGAAATAGTTAATGCACAAGACAAAGATGTCCTGATAGAGTTCTATGCACCGTGGTGTGGCCACTGCAAGAATCTGGAGCCCAAATACAAAGAATTGGGGGAGAAG CTCAGCAAAGATCCCAATATCATCATTGCCAAAATGGACGCTACAGCCAATGATGTGCCTTCTCCCTATGAAGTCCGAGG TTTCCCCACCATCTATTTTGCTCCAGCTGGCAAGAAGCAGAGTCCAAAGAAGTATGAG ggaggcagagaaGTGAGTGACTTCATCAGCTACCTGAAGCGGGAGGCAACCAACACTCCcatgctgcaggaggaagagaaatcCAAGAAATCCaagaagaaggtgaaggagGATTTGTAA
- the CKMT1A gene encoding creatine kinase U-type, mitochondrial — protein sequence MASTFARALSARRSAGLLAMVGAGSLAAGFLLARDSVSAGDRQRRRYPPSAEYPDLRKHNNCMASNLTPAIYARLCDKATPNGWTLDQCIQTGVDNPGHPFIKTVGIVAGDEETYEVFADLFDPVIQERHNGYNPRTMKHVTDLDCTKIKFGQFDERYVLSSRVRTGRSIRGLSLPPACTRAERREVEKVAVDALSGLTGDLAGRYYRLSEMTESEQQQLIDDHFLFDKPVSPLLTAAGMARDWPDARGIWHNHQKTFLIWINEEDHTRVISMEKGGNMKRVFERFCRGLKEVERLIQERGWEFMWNERLGYILTCPSNLGTGLRAGVHIKLPLLSKDSRFPKILENLRLQKRGTGGVDTAAKGGVFDISNLDRLGKSEVELVQLVIDGVNYLIDCERRLEKGQDIRIPSPLPQFRH from the exons ATGGCCAGCACCTTCGCCCGCGCTCTCTCCGCTCGCCGCTCCGCCGGCCTCCTGGCCATGGTGGGCGCCGGCTCTCTCGCCGCCGGCTTCCTACTCGCCCGGGACTCGGTCAGCGCGGGCGACCGTCAGCGTCGGCGATACCCGCCCAG TGCTGAGTACCCCGACCTGCGGAAGCACAACAACTGCATGGCCAGCAACCTGACACCAGCCATCTACGCCAGGCTCTGTGACAAGGCAACCCCAAATGGCTGGACCTTGGATCAGTGCATTCAGACTGGCGTCGACAACCCTGGCCATCCCTTCATCAAGACTGTGGGCATTGTAGCTGGTGATGAGGAGACCTATGAG GTGTTTGCCGACCTGTTTGACCCTGTGATTCAGGAGCGGCACAACGGATACAACCCCCGCACCATGAAGCACGTCACAGACCTGGATTGCACAAAG ATAAAGTTTGGCCAGTTTGATGAGCGCTATGTGCTCTCGTCCCGGGTCCGGACCGGGCGCAGCATCCGTGGCCTGAGCCTGCCGCCAGCCTGCACCCGTGCCGAGAGACGCGAGGTGGAGAAGGTGGCTGTGGATGCCCTGAGTGGCCTCACCGGGGACCTGGCGGGCCGCTACTACCGCCTCAGCGAGATGACCGAGtccgagcagcagcagctcattgAC GACCACTTCCTCTTTGACAAGCCGGTGTCCCCgctcctgacagcagcaggaatggctcGGGACTGGCCTGACGCCCGAGGGATCTG GCACAACCACCAGAAGACCTTCTTGATCTGGATCAATGAGGAGGACCACACACGTGTCATCTCCATGGAGAAGGGGGGCAACATGAAGCGCGTTTTTGAGCGGTTCTGCCGGGGCCTAAAGGAG GTGGAGCGGCTAATCCAGGAGCGAGGCTGGGAGTTCATGTGGAATGAGCGGCTGGGTTACATCCTGACCTGCCCCTCTAACCTGGGCACGGGGCTGCGAGCAGGCGTCCACATCAAGCTGCCACTGCTCAGCAAG GACAGCCGCTTCCCTAAGATCCTAGAGAACCTCCGGCTACAGAAGCGTGGGACGGGTGGTGTGGACACTGCAGCCAAAGGCGGCGTCTTTGACATCTCCAACCTGGACCGTCTGGGGAAGTCAGAG GTGGAACTGGTGCAGCTGGTGATCGATGGTGTGAACTACCTGATTGACTGTGAGCGGCGGCTGGAGAAGGGGCAGGACATCCGCATCCCCTCGCCGCTGCCGCAGTTCCGGCACTGA